AAAACGGTTGAAATTCCATTGCCGATGAGCACACCCTTCATATCTGTTTTTTCTACAGCAGACAGAAAGAGCTGCTGATCAGGGCGTGAGGAAAGCAATTCCCAGGCATTTCCTTTTAACCAGTCAGGGCGTTCATAGTGCGACACCAGTTCACTTTTTCTACAGCCGTAAAAGAACATGATCAGAAACATGCTGCATACAAAAGGGTATACTTTTTTCATAGCGGATTGCATAGGTTTAATATTAGTTTGTCTGGTCGACAACACTTCATCATGAGATAAAATTCCGCTAAGCAATCGGTTGCACTAAGTGTCCGAATAGTTTGCTTCTATACAAGAATATCTCCTGATTAATTTGTTTGTCTAATTGGTTATTATTTAAGTTTAATGTTCTGGTTCTGTAAAAATAGTTAGCCCATATAATACAACCATCCTGCCCTATCCTGACTGCATTTCGTATATAAAAAAACAGGTAATTCCTATTAGCAATGCTTTAAACGCAGCTATTCAGATTTACACTCTGATTACGGCAGAAATTGCAAAAAGCAGAAAAAGAAAAAAAATGTGGAGGATTTAGTGTTCAATAAGCTGTATTACAGGCAAAAAACAGGTTATAAGGAATTTCTCATCTTCAGATAAAAAGGAACTTCGATCTTAGCGGTGGATTTGTTAAGAATTACTTTTGCAGCCAGTTTACCCATTTCCTTAAAGTCGGTAGAAATGGTTGTAATACCGCTCAGGATAAATTTTTTGAGTGGTGTCTCATTGTAGGATATCAGCCCCACATCTTTTCCTATCTCCAGATCCAGCGAAATCACTTTGTCAAGAAGACGAACGAGATCTTCTTCGATGAGATTTATATATACTTCTCCCGCACTAATCTGTTCCTTTTGAATATTGCTGACCAGAAGGTGTTCAAATTTAAATTCCTGGCAGAATTTATAGAACCCTTTTATAATGCCTTTGGGAAAATAACTATTATCCGGAAATATTAGTTTGAGCGTTTTATATTTGGACAGACTTTTATTAGCCTGTTTAAGTGCACTGTAGATATCCTTTTCAAAGTTTTCATATACACATGCATACTCTCCCTGTAGTTCGGGTAATTCTTTTCCCAGCACGATCAGCTTATCCTTCGGAATCTCGCGGATAATATCTATTTCCTGATCCTTTCCCTTTATAAAATGAGGAATGACGACTATATGCTGATAATCTTTGTTAAGGTTTTTGAGAAGGGATTTGAAGTAATTTACATCATTATTATATACGAAAAGATCTATACCGTAGTCTTCGCCCATTGTCTTTACAAATGAATCGTATACGATCTTTTTATGCGCACTCAACTTATTGAAAAACAAAGCTATATAGCCTTTTTTATCCAAATCCGTATGTGCAATAAAATAACCTTTTCCGGGTACAGAGAGAATAATCCCGTTTTTCTTGAGATAGCGATATCCTTTCTCTATCGTATCACGTGACAAATCCAATATAGCACTCAACTCGTTGATAGAAGGGAGAAGATCATTTTTGGATAAATCCCCCACACGGATAGCTTTCATAATCGCATTCGCCAGCTGAAGATACTTCGGCGCAGCAGACGTCTTATCAAGTTGTAATACGGCATGTAGGTGATTAGATCGCATATATAGTGTAGATAAAAGGTCTAACAAATATATTGATTCAAAATCAAATATTGGGTTTACATTCCTGTTTTTTTAGTCATATATTTTGATAACGACACGTCCCGCAAGCCCTGAAGGCATCACTGACCATGTATCAGCACGGAAAGGTTCATAGTCAATATTGACAAATTTAGTGTCATAATAGTCCTGTCTCTTCTGCCCGTTACGATCCATTTGACGAATACGGTTTGCCATTAAATTAGCAACTTCTATCTCGATCGTATTTGTCCCGTTTTTTAATAAATTACCTA
The Sphingobacterium spiritivorum genome window above contains:
- a CDS encoding GntR family transcriptional regulator, with translation MRSNHLHAVLQLDKTSAAPKYLQLANAIMKAIRVGDLSKNDLLPSINELSAILDLSRDTIEKGYRYLKKNGIILSVPGKGYFIAHTDLDKKGYIALFFNKLSAHKKIVYDSFVKTMGEDYGIDLFVYNNDVNYFKSLLKNLNKDYQHIVVIPHFIKGKDQEIDIIREIPKDKLIVLGKELPELQGEYACVYENFEKDIYSALKQANKSLSKYKTLKLIFPDNSYFPKGIIKGFYKFCQEFKFEHLLVSNIQKEQISAGEVYINLIEEDLVRLLDKVISLDLEIGKDVGLISYNETPLKKFILSGITTISTDFKEMGKLAAKVILNKSTAKIEVPFYLKMRNSL